A single genomic interval of Lacrimispora sphenoides JCM 1415 harbors:
- a CDS encoding CPBP family intramembrane glutamic endopeptidase yields MTNKKITVQFTILTFAIAYLVSGTLIALGQFGYSVHNWVHTLQQFGMNIPFAIYILSPAIASYIVLKRNNKIADFKEWLKTVFYAKNNISIYLFVVAGLALYFLTHIAVSGRVEMVLPFYTFFLSLPGNLIIGGMEESGWMYILQPELDKKYGFVLSAVFVGIIWTLWHIPLFFIPGTNHGEGLINFWMFAVQLMAFRFFNGAIYKISGKGCVFMCILFHTMFNAASPIFGTTTMTWAGTIAANSILVLVSIVTVVIYEKKSRRIV; encoded by the coding sequence GTGACAAACAAAAAAATCACAGTACAATTTACGATATTGACATTTGCCATAGCCTATCTTGTGTCAGGTACTTTGATTGCTCTTGGGCAATTTGGATATTCCGTTCACAATTGGGTCCACACGCTACAGCAATTCGGGATGAATATTCCATTTGCAATCTATATTTTGTCACCCGCTATTGCTTCATATATCGTTCTGAAGAGAAATAATAAAATAGCGGATTTTAAGGAATGGTTGAAAACTGTTTTTTACGCCAAAAATAACATATCTATCTATTTGTTCGTTGTTGCAGGGCTTGCACTGTATTTTTTGACACATATTGCAGTTTCGGGCCGCGTAGAAATGGTGCTTCCATTTTATACGTTCTTTCTATCCCTGCCTGGTAACCTTATTATCGGTGGCATGGAGGAATCTGGCTGGATGTACATATTGCAGCCTGAGCTTGACAAAAAATATGGCTTTGTTTTATCTGCTGTTTTTGTTGGAATCATTTGGACTTTATGGCATATCCCTCTCTTCTTCATTCCGGGGACGAATCATGGAGAGGGACTCATTAACTTTTGGATGTTTGCAGTCCAACTCATGGCGTTTCGTTTCTTCAACGGGGCAATTTACAAGATATCAGGAAAAGGCTGTGTGTTTATGTGTATATTGTTCCACACCATGTTCAATGCAGCATCACCCATTTTTGGTACCACGACTATGACTTGGGCGGGAACAATTGCCGCAAATTCCATTCTTGTTCTTGTTTCAATTGTAACCGTTGTGATATACGAAAAAAAGAGCAGGCGAATCGTATAA